A window of the Helianthus annuus cultivar XRQ/B chromosome 4, HanXRQr2.0-SUNRISE, whole genome shotgun sequence genome harbors these coding sequences:
- the LOC118491441 gene encoding uncharacterized protein LOC118491441, whose product MKECLIQLPTLTAPKEKEPLILYLSAAEVAVGVVLMVERENVQTPIYYISKMLTGPETRYSMIEKLVLALVHASRRLRRYFSGHVITVLTNYHVGQILSKPDVAGRLAKWAIELGGYNIFYKPRPAIKGQVLADFVTEVPIDKVQECEAIQNPTPVFDDRVWTLHTDGASNDDGAGAGLRLVSPDNHELTYAIRLDFQSTNNEAEYEAFLAGLRLALKMGAKNLEANVDSKLVAEQVNDHYDAKGEAMALYLEQARMLINQFHTFRVNHINRSENKHADALSKLAATRFKHLTKEVRIEVLSNPSIHLKQVNVIEVGNPSWMSPIILYLQHGKLPEGKAEARKLQHKAINYEMADGVLYRKSFMGPLLRCVDKTDAQYLVREIHEGLCGIHAGLCMVVAKIMNAG is encoded by the coding sequence ATGAAAGAATGTTTAATTCAGCTACCAACGCTGACTGCGCCAAAAGAAAAAGAGCCACTAATCTTATACCTATCAGCCGCGGAAGTAGCGGTAGGAGTAGTATTAATGGTGGAACGGGAAAACGTTCAGACTCCAATTtactatatcagcaaaatgctcaccgGCCCAGAAACTCGTTATTCAATGATAGAAAAATTGGTTCTAGCACTGGTACACGCATCCCGACGCTTGCGCAGGTATTTCTCGGGCCACGTCATCACGGTTCTCACAAATTATCATGTAGGCCAAATCTTGTCAAAACCCGATGTGGCGGGAAGATTGGCTAAATGGGCCATAGAGCTGGGAGGATACAATATCTTTTACAAGCCAAGACCAGCAATCAAAGGGCAAGTTCTAGCAGACTTCGTTACTGAAGTGCCCATCGATAAAGTACAAGAATGCGAGGCAATCCAGAACCCTACACCTGTTTTTGATGACCGAGTCTGGACCTTGCACACAGATGGTGCTTCCAATGATGACGGAGCAGGAGCAGGCCTCCGATTAGTCAGTCCGGACAATCACGAGCTCACATATGCCATACGCTTAGACTTCCAAAGTaccaacaatgaggcagaatacgaaGCATTTTTAGCAGGACTTCGTTTAGCGCTCAAAATGGGGGCAAAAAACCTTGAGGCCAACGTTGATTCAAAACTTGTAGCTGAGCAAGTTAACGATCACTACGATGCAAAAGGAGAAGCTATGGCATTATACCTTGAACAAGCACGGATGTTAATCAACCAATTCCATACATTCAGGGTTAACCATATCAACAGGAGCGAAAATAAGCACGCAGACGCGCTTAGCAAATTAGCCGCTACCAGATTCAAGCACCTAACAAAAGAAGTGCGCATAGAGGTACTGTCTAACCCATCAATCCATCTCAAGCAAGTAAACGTTATAGAGGTCGGTAATCCATCCTGGATGTCTCCGATCATCTTATACCTACAACACGGGAAACTCCCGGAAGGAAAAGCAGAAGCACGAAAACTCCAACACAAAGCAATAAATTATGAAATGGCGGATGGCGTCCTTTACCGAAAGTCATTCATGGGACCATTACTGCGCTGTGTCGACAAAACAGATGCTCAATACCTGGTCAGAGAAATCCATGAAGGTTTATGTGGAATACACGCGGGACTGTGCATGGTTGTAGCAAAAATAATGAACGCCGGATAG